The following are encoded together in the Balaenoptera acutorostrata chromosome 9, mBalAcu1.1, whole genome shotgun sequence genome:
- the RPLP2 gene encoding 60S acidic ribosomal protein P2, whose protein sequence is MRYVASYLLAALGGNSSPSAKDIKKILDSVGIEADDDRLNKVIGELNGKNIEDVIAQGIGKLASVPAGGAVAVSAAPGAAAPAAGSAPAPAEEKKEEKKEESEESDDDMGFGLFD, encoded by the exons ATGCGCTACGTCGCCTCCTACCTGCTGGCCGCCCTCGGGGGCAATTCCTCCCCCAGCGCCAAGGACATCAAGAAGATCCTGGACAGCGTGGGCATCGAGGCGGACGACGACCGGCTCAATAAG GTCATCGGTGAGCTGAACGGAAAGAACATCGAGGACGTCATTGCCCAGG GTATTGGCAAGCTGGCCAGCGTGCCCGCTGGCGGGGCTGTGGCCGTCTCTGCGGCCCCAGGAGCTGCAGCTCCTGCTGCGGGTTCGGCCCCAGCCCCAG cagaggagaagaaagaagagaagaaggaggagtcAGAAGAATCAGATGACGACATGGGGTTCGGCTTGTTTGACTAG